One genomic segment of Brevibacillus laterosporus LMG 15441 includes these proteins:
- a CDS encoding MerR family transcriptional regulator, producing the protein MKNRFTIGKMARMHRIAESTLRYYDEKGIFQPKTIDQKTQYRYYTIDQFSTLTSIKFFRHLGIPLQEIKRFMDERTPDLALDILEKQRTSLQQKQQEIVYMLNRLESKITTIKQGVDKPDDSVVFKELPKRYIHSIVVEAELSDEEFEYHLNTLQSDLQLLEVSLFAGDIGTSVSKSSILKGDYQDYNSLFIMIDDLPVDKERYASIPAGLYACTMHYGPYEQLDQSYERLLSAIKQCHYEITDKSYELGIVDLSITSESDEFITEIQIPIQPLSSL; encoded by the coding sequence ATGAAAAATCGCTTTACAATTGGCAAAATGGCTCGTATGCATCGTATCGCGGAATCAACGCTTCGCTATTATGATGAAAAGGGCATTTTTCAGCCCAAAACTATTGACCAGAAAACCCAGTACCGTTACTACACCATTGACCAATTTTCTACTTTGACTTCTATTAAGTTTTTTCGCCATTTAGGGATTCCCCTACAAGAGATTAAAAGATTTATGGATGAACGTACACCCGATTTGGCTTTGGACATCCTAGAAAAGCAAAGAACATCTCTTCAACAAAAACAACAGGAAATTGTCTACATGTTAAATCGCTTGGAAAGTAAGATCACAACCATTAAACAAGGCGTAGATAAACCGGATGATTCCGTGGTATTTAAAGAGTTACCAAAGCGATATATTCACTCCATAGTCGTGGAAGCAGAACTCTCTGATGAAGAATTTGAATATCACCTTAATACCTTGCAAAGCGATCTTCAGCTTTTAGAGGTATCCTTATTTGCTGGTGATATCGGTACCTCTGTGTCCAAATCCTCCATCCTCAAAGGAGACTATCAAGATTACAACAGTTTATTTATTATGATTGATGATCTCCCCGTCGATAAAGAGCGCTATGCCAGTATTCCTGCTGGTCTGTATGCATGTACAATGCATTATGGGCCTTACGAACAGCTTGATCAGTCATATGAACGCCTCCTTTCAGCGATCAAACAGTGTCATTATGAGATTACAGACAAATCCTATGAGCTAGGCATTGTAGATTTGTCTATCACCAGTGAATCGGATGAATTTATTACTGAAATTCAAATCCCAATTCAGCCTCTATCCTCCTTATAA
- a CDS encoding MATE family efflux transporter, translating into MTDAAIKLRETPVPKLFISYLIPSVLGMLLMSINIFVDGVFVSRGVGPEGLAGVNISVPAFSIFLSISLWIGMGGATLYSAALGRNEVTHARQIFTQSFALALLLVSLIMAVCLTHIEQIAYIFGADKTILPYALDYLHVLLTFGIVYVLENILSIFIRNDGNPKLAMMGLIVTSVLNILFNYIFIFMMGMGVKGAAYATILSAAIGFLVLLTHFWKKGSTLRFVAFRFQLKEIRQIVNIGFPSFIAESTIAITTLAYNLAFMKYLGAQGVAAYAIVNYIHAMLLLLFMGVGAALQPIASFHYGAQLSERLRASLRLTVKTGWGFGIAALLFGVLFSNVFIMLFDIQSEELIQITVNGMNLFFINYLFLGYNLVYGEYFQAIQKIRKSLWIILTRGVLLVIPLVFILPKWFGVNGIWLAIPIAEALTALSIRMLNRKTPPVPQFTKRETEVTV; encoded by the coding sequence ATGACAGACGCAGCAATTAAACTAAGGGAGACCCCCGTGCCAAAGCTATTCATCTCTTATCTCATCCCTTCTGTACTCGGCATGTTACTTATGTCGATTAATATTTTTGTGGATGGAGTATTTGTTAGCCGCGGGGTGGGACCAGAAGGATTAGCCGGGGTAAACATCTCCGTACCCGCTTTTTCTATCTTCCTTTCTATCTCTCTTTGGATTGGAATGGGTGGAGCTACTCTCTACTCGGCTGCCTTGGGAAGAAATGAAGTAACACACGCTCGCCAGATTTTTACCCAATCTTTTGCACTGGCACTTCTATTGGTTAGCCTCATCATGGCTGTTTGCTTAACACATATCGAACAAATAGCCTATATTTTTGGAGCTGACAAGACAATCCTGCCTTATGCACTTGATTATTTACATGTGTTGTTAACCTTCGGGATCGTTTATGTATTAGAAAACATCCTGAGCATTTTTATCCGTAATGATGGAAACCCCAAGCTAGCGATGATGGGCCTAATCGTCACATCGGTTCTGAACATACTATTTAACTATATCTTTATTTTCATGATGGGAATGGGTGTAAAGGGAGCGGCCTACGCTACAATCTTATCGGCTGCTATCGGATTTTTAGTGCTACTTACCCACTTTTGGAAGAAAGGTAGCACATTGCGTTTTGTGGCATTCCGGTTTCAGTTAAAGGAAATCAGGCAAATCGTAAATATCGGCTTTCCTAGCTTTATTGCAGAGAGTACAATCGCGATCACTACTTTAGCGTACAATCTGGCTTTCATGAAATATCTGGGGGCACAGGGGGTTGCAGCCTATGCCATCGTCAACTATATTCATGCGATGCTATTGTTATTGTTCATGGGGGTAGGAGCGGCACTGCAACCGATTGCCAGCTTCCATTATGGTGCTCAATTAAGTGAGCGATTGCGAGCTAGCTTACGTTTAACAGTAAAAACTGGCTGGGGCTTCGGAATCGCCGCCTTACTTTTTGGCGTTTTGTTTTCGAATGTGTTTATCATGTTATTTGACATCCAATCAGAAGAATTGATTCAAATCACCGTGAACGGAATGAATCTATTTTTTATCAACTATCTTTTCTTAGGATATAATCTTGTATATGGGGAGTATTTCCAAGCCATACAGAAGATACGCAAATCACTGTGGATTATTTTAACCCGTGGTGTCTTGCTGGTTATTCCTTTGGTGTTTATCCTGCCAAAATGGTTCGGGGTAAATGGCATTTGGCTCGCAATCCCTATTGCCGAAGCATTGACCGCATTAAGCATTCGTATGTTAAATCGCAAAACACCACCTGTTCCACAATTTACAAAGCGCGAAACAGAAGTTACTGTCTAA
- a CDS encoding ROK family protein, whose amino-acid sequence MRLGAVEAGGTKFVCAIGNEFGEILERSSFPTTTPQETLEQVITFFHQKKLDAIGIGSFGPIDLNTASATYGYVRNTPKLAWRNYHVLGHMKEHFSVPIAFDTDVNAAALGESTWGAAKGLDSCIYMTVGTGIGVGAIVEGKLLHGMSHPEMGHILVKPHHLDSFTGVCPYHGNCLEGMASGPAIEKRWNQKGAKLQASTEVWELEAYYLAQALMNYVLILAPKRLIIGGGVMKQEQLFPLVRQQLSELLQGYVSENQHFCNDLSTYIVPPALGDNAGVCGALALAKRSLVQG is encoded by the coding sequence ATGAGACTAGGGGCAGTGGAAGCAGGGGGAACAAAGTTTGTCTGTGCAATCGGAAATGAATTTGGAGAGATTTTGGAGAGAAGTAGCTTTCCAACCACGACTCCGCAAGAAACCTTGGAGCAGGTAATAACCTTTTTTCACCAAAAGAAGCTAGATGCGATTGGAATAGGCTCGTTTGGACCGATTGATCTAAACACAGCTAGTGCTACCTATGGATATGTAAGGAATACGCCAAAGCTCGCTTGGAGAAATTATCACGTGCTTGGTCATATGAAAGAGCATTTTTCTGTTCCGATTGCGTTTGATACAGATGTAAATGCTGCTGCATTGGGTGAGTCTACTTGGGGTGCCGCAAAAGGCTTGGATAGTTGCATCTATATGACAGTAGGTACGGGAATTGGTGTTGGGGCTATTGTTGAAGGAAAGCTATTACACGGTATGTCTCACCCAGAGATGGGACATATCTTGGTAAAACCACACCATCTCGATTCGTTTACAGGTGTGTGTCCGTACCATGGCAACTGTTTAGAGGGCATGGCATCTGGACCAGCTATTGAAAAACGGTGGAATCAAAAGGGAGCAAAATTGCAAGCAAGCACAGAGGTCTGGGAGCTGGAGGCTTATTATTTAGCTCAAGCGTTGATGAATTATGTCCTTATCTTAGCACCTAAAAGGCTCATCATAGGCGGCGGGGTTATGAAGCAGGAGCAGCTATTTCCCCTAGTAAGGCAGCAACTGAGCGAGCTATTACAAGGCTATGTGAGTGAAAATCAGCATTTCTGTAACGACTTGTCAACCTATATTGTTCCACCGGCACTAGGGGATAACGCAGGAGTGTGCGGTGCTCTAGCCTTAGCGAAAAGAAGCTTGGTACAAGGATAA
- a CDS encoding DMT family transporter gives MSWVFLGVAILLEVAGTTMMKLSNGLTKIWPTILMFVFYLICFSSLSLALKKLEVGVVYAIWSGIGTALIATIGIIWFKDSLSLQKVIAILLIIAGCVLLNLQGGSHGAPAEGKHSEETEVVASDSKSG, from the coding sequence ATGAGTTGGGTCTTTTTGGGAGTAGCTATTTTATTAGAGGTTGCAGGCACGACTATGATGAAGCTGTCGAATGGGTTAACGAAGATATGGCCAACCATTCTTATGTTTGTGTTTTATCTGATTTGCTTTTCCTCGTTAAGTTTAGCTTTAAAAAAATTAGAGGTTGGCGTTGTGTATGCAATTTGGTCAGGAATCGGTACCGCATTAATCGCGACCATTGGGATTATTTGGTTTAAGGATAGTCTATCCTTACAGAAGGTGATTGCTATTCTATTGATCATCGCAGGATGTGTTCTTTTAAATTTGCAAGGTGGCTCCCATGGAGCACCAGCAGAAGGAAAGCACAGTGAAGAAACCGAAGTGGTAGCATCTGATAGTAAGAGTGGCTGA
- a CDS encoding TetR/AcrR family transcriptional regulator, whose amino-acid sequence MQNRIAVCAIEEVKRYGVKFTMANVAQLAGVSTKTLYGIFTSKEELLAYIIQQDMQHYFNKETEILQHEQLGPIEKLKQLFFVIPSELITFDLRFLEELKRFYPEQWQIFNTLMHEGWDNISRFMEEGIAEGVFRPVNVKVFIQMFIGSLQQMTYQSPLTQQQMTVHEALEAIMDIMVEGVRDRESESANREERAK is encoded by the coding sequence ATGCAAAATCGCATTGCAGTGTGTGCGATTGAAGAGGTGAAGCGATATGGTGTCAAATTCACAATGGCAAACGTTGCTCAGCTTGCAGGCGTTAGCACGAAAACCTTATATGGTATTTTTACATCCAAAGAGGAGCTGCTAGCCTACATTATTCAGCAGGATATGCAGCATTATTTCAATAAAGAAACAGAAATCTTACAACATGAGCAGCTGGGACCAATTGAAAAATTAAAGCAGTTGTTCTTCGTGATTCCTAGTGAGCTTATCACGTTTGATTTACGATTCTTAGAAGAATTAAAGAGGTTTTATCCTGAGCAGTGGCAGATTTTTAATACGCTTATGCATGAGGGATGGGACAATATAAGCAGATTTATGGAAGAAGGCATTGCAGAAGGTGTCTTTCGGCCCGTGAATGTGAAGGTTTTCATCCAGATGTTTATAGGTTCCTTACAGCAGATGACCTATCAATCTCCGCTCACACAGCAGCAAATGACAGTGCATGAGGCGCTGGAAGCCATCATGGATATCATGGTGGAGGGTGTAAGAGATAGAGAGAGTGAGTCAGCAAATAGAGAGGAGAGAGCGAAATGA
- a CDS encoding disulfide oxidoreductase — protein sequence MNKPLVFSWITAIIATVGSLYFSEVMHFVPCTLCWYQRILMYPLTILLGMAVYRNDTSIYRYILPLSIIGMVTSAYHYSVQKVPFMKGMSFCTQGVPCTGEYINWLGFITIPFLALVAFVMITICLLVVKRGADTE from the coding sequence ATGAACAAGCCGTTAGTGTTTTCCTGGATTACTGCAATTATTGCCACAGTTGGCAGCCTTTATTTTAGTGAAGTAATGCATTTTGTCCCGTGTACGCTTTGCTGGTATCAGCGAATCTTAATGTATCCTTTGACAATCCTGTTGGGGATGGCTGTGTATCGCAATGATACCAGTATCTATAGATACATTTTGCCGCTTTCGATTATTGGCATGGTCACTTCGGCTTACCACTATAGTGTACAGAAGGTTCCTTTTATGAAAGGAATGTCCTTCTGTACGCAAGGTGTGCCATGTACAGGTGAGTATATTAATTGGCTCGGCTTCATCACAATACCTTTCTTGGCATTAGTTGCCTTTGTGATGATTACGATTTGTCTGCTTGTAGTGAAAAGAGGGGCAGATACCGAGTAA
- a CDS encoding DsbA family protein has protein sequence MKKQHNKKTKAGSGKKGQPSDQSSKWIFWSIGIIAVLVVAYLFLMPKSTQLALMEATDYEGQPYFGKETAKVKIVEFGDYKCPACKTFNEELVKQIDKDFVETGIAQFYFFQDPFLAVDSHRTALFAETVYGELGNDLFWKFHDLLYKNQPEDLSLEKQDYFTEDKLKGLIGQIADQKQTEKVMQAFTAKKYQAAVDKDLAIVKRLDVRGTPTLYINGKRFEGTTMDDFKKAVEEAANPVTEGK, from the coding sequence TTGAAAAAACAACACAACAAAAAGACGAAAGCTGGATCAGGTAAAAAAGGACAACCCTCTGATCAATCTTCAAAATGGATCTTTTGGAGTATCGGAATCATAGCTGTTTTAGTAGTAGCGTATCTCTTTCTTATGCCAAAATCAACGCAACTGGCATTGATGGAAGCTACAGATTATGAAGGGCAGCCTTACTTTGGTAAAGAGACTGCCAAAGTTAAAATTGTAGAGTTTGGTGATTATAAATGCCCAGCCTGCAAAACATTTAATGAAGAGCTTGTAAAACAGATTGATAAAGATTTTGTGGAGACTGGAATAGCTCAGTTTTATTTCTTCCAAGATCCATTTCTTGCTGTAGATTCTCACCGAACAGCTTTATTTGCTGAAACGGTTTATGGAGAATTAGGGAATGACCTTTTCTGGAAATTCCATGATTTATTATATAAAAACCAGCCAGAGGACCTTAGTCTGGAAAAACAAGATTATTTTACAGAGGATAAGCTAAAAGGTCTTATCGGTCAAATCGCTGATCAAAAGCAAACGGAAAAGGTTATGCAGGCTTTTACGGCTAAGAAATACCAAGCGGCTGTTGACAAGGATTTGGCTATTGTAAAAAGGCTGGATGTAAGAGGAACCCCAACCTTATACATTAATGGTAAGCGATTTGAGGGAACTACCATGGATGACTTCAAAAAGGCTGTAGAAGAAGCCGCTAACCCTGTTACAGAGGGGAAATAG
- a CDS encoding copper amine oxidase N-terminal domain-containing protein: protein MFKKKTLLLLSSALLIGALPATTDAAVVKKNIQATYNNVKVKYNGYVVPTDTEPFIVNGTTYIPLRMMAGVFNKDVSWDQASFTVSVGDRVDPKIAQLQAELAAKDSKISTLEKDVTYYRDQLDKKDKDKKKKSKKDDVDDLEDNLNDDYGKWKKIEWDITLKGDEDDIDVTIKVDLDDYKSKYEDLSDSEIKKFIKDICDDIWDEFKDADIDGTIYDTDGKDDLWEFKGKGKTNKVTYDKQ, encoded by the coding sequence ATGTTTAAAAAGAAAACGCTACTTTTGCTGTCCTCAGCTTTGTTAATCGGGGCTTTGCCTGCTACAACTGATGCAGCTGTCGTGAAAAAAAATATTCAAGCTACTTACAACAATGTGAAAGTAAAGTATAACGGCTATGTAGTTCCAACTGATACCGAGCCATTCATCGTAAACGGTACTACATACATCCCGCTTCGCATGATGGCAGGGGTATTTAACAAGGATGTTTCTTGGGATCAAGCTTCCTTTACAGTATCTGTAGGAGATCGTGTAGATCCTAAGATTGCACAGCTACAAGCAGAGCTTGCTGCCAAAGATTCTAAAATCTCTACGTTAGAAAAAGACGTTACCTACTATAGAGATCAATTAGATAAGAAGGATAAAGATAAAAAGAAAAAGAGCAAAAAAGATGATGTAGATGATCTAGAGGACAATCTAAACGATGATTATGGTAAATGGAAAAAAATCGAATGGGATATCACTCTAAAAGGTGACGAGGATGATATCGACGTAACCATTAAGGTTGACCTTGATGATTATAAGAGTAAATATGAAGACCTAAGTGATTCAGAAATCAAAAAATTCATCAAAGATATCTGCGATGACATCTGGGATGAGTTTAAAGATGCTGACATTGATGGAACAATCTATGACACTGATGGTAAAGATGACTTGTGGGAATTCAAAGGTAAAGGTAAAACGAATAAAGTTACCTACGACAAGCAATAA
- a CDS encoding flavodoxin — protein sequence MSKIGMIYASMTGNTEEMAELIAESIREQGLEIEVKEVWNAKAADLVEYDAILLGAYTWGDGDLPDEFLDFYDEMDGLDLSGKKAAVFGSGDTSYPMFGEAVETLTKKLQSLGAEIVVEGLKIELSPGDKEIEECKEFGATFAQKLG from the coding sequence GTGAGCAAAATTGGAATGATATATGCGAGCATGACAGGAAACACCGAGGAAATGGCAGAACTGATTGCGGAAAGCATTCGCGAACAAGGGCTAGAAATTGAAGTAAAAGAGGTATGGAATGCGAAAGCTGCTGACTTGGTTGAATATGATGCAATCCTGTTAGGGGCATACACTTGGGGCGACGGAGATCTGCCGGATGAATTCCTCGACTTTTACGATGAAATGGACGGACTTGATCTTAGCGGCAAGAAAGCAGCTGTATTCGGCTCTGGCGATACGAGCTATCCAATGTTTGGAGAGGCTGTAGAGACACTGACTAAGAAGCTGCAATCCTTAGGAGCAGAAATTGTAGTAGAGGGCTTGAAGATCGAGCTTTCACCTGGAGATAAGGAAATTGAGGAATGCAAAGAGTTTGGCGCTACCTTTGCCCAGAAGCTAGGATAA
- a CDS encoding DUF4188 domain-containing protein: MNKVQNGRFAASGGKSFVVFYIGMRINKWWAVHKWIPVFLAMVKMLKELYQHPELGFIGAENCWNGRTIGLIQYWDSYDQLESYAHGGYHLKAWKDFQRKIGSDGSVGIFHETYSMEPSKYEAIYANMPLFGLAKAIGQVPATGKYQSSRKRLTANPSEEKAE, translated from the coding sequence ATGAATAAAGTACAAAATGGTCGATTCGCAGCATCAGGGGGCAAATCCTTCGTGGTGTTTTACATTGGAATGCGCATCAATAAATGGTGGGCCGTTCATAAATGGATCCCTGTCTTTCTCGCAATGGTGAAGATGCTTAAAGAGCTATACCAGCACCCAGAATTAGGGTTTATAGGAGCAGAAAATTGTTGGAATGGTAGAACAATCGGTCTCATACAGTACTGGGATTCCTATGATCAGCTAGAAAGCTATGCCCATGGTGGCTATCATCTAAAGGCTTGGAAGGATTTTCAGCGCAAAATAGGTTCAGATGGAAGTGTAGGTATTTTTCACGAAACCTATAGCATGGAACCCTCCAAGTATGAGGCAATTTACGCGAATATGCCGTTGTTCGGACTAGCCAAAGCGATTGGTCAGGTCCCTGCCACTGGTAAATATCAAAGCTCTCGAAAAAGATTAACAGCAAACCCTTCAGAAGAGAAAGCAGAATGA
- a CDS encoding MDR family MFS transporter — MSRTKQRYLDQAHSSSQSFWPAVFAIVLGTFMAVLDTSIVNVAIPEMMNVFGVSTDEIQWVVTIYTLTMAAIIPLSGYVGARYGMKVSYLVSLLLFTLGSLFCGLAWSNESMIAARIVQAMGGGLMMTIGQSMIQYVVPVEKMGPAMGVFGISVFVAPAIGPSLSGYFVEYLDWRLIFTVNIPFGLLALYLVWRFLPETRAEGGHRFDLLGFVYASVFLVATLLAFTKGEQEGWGSFYIVSLFLSALVSGVLFIQRELSTSEPLVDIRLFGNRDFTLGVLVNSLIMAANFSVIYLLPIYSENMLGKTAMETGLLLLPQAIASGIVTPLSGMLAPKWGVKPFIISGIALCILSGIGIAQIDLHTDMSYMTWLLVLRGVGMGLCLMTSMQIPLLAITDQSRISAGSVITNVSRQMAISIGIAGLISYFYQRGATYTAHLSETVTYKSVSTSETLQQFIQMFSHKGFSSMEAQSMSLGLMGQLVQKYATIQALQDSLAMAVLAFAVALVLIFLVREKKMP, encoded by the coding sequence ATGAGTAGAACGAAACAACGTTATCTAGACCAAGCGCATTCTTCTTCCCAGAGCTTTTGGCCCGCTGTATTTGCTATTGTGCTAGGCACATTTATGGCGGTATTGGATACCAGTATTGTTAATGTGGCGATCCCAGAAATGATGAATGTTTTTGGAGTCTCTACGGACGAGATTCAATGGGTTGTTACGATTTATACGCTTACGATGGCAGCTATCATTCCCCTCTCAGGATATGTAGGCGCTCGTTATGGCATGAAGGTGAGCTATCTTGTCAGCCTGCTCCTGTTTACGTTAGGTTCGTTATTTTGTGGATTGGCATGGAGCAATGAAAGCATGATTGCAGCAAGAATTGTTCAAGCCATGGGCGGTGGCTTGATGATGACAATTGGACAGTCGATGATTCAATATGTTGTACCTGTGGAAAAAATGGGTCCGGCAATGGGGGTATTTGGCATCTCGGTATTTGTCGCGCCAGCAATCGGACCTAGCTTAAGTGGCTATTTTGTAGAATATTTGGATTGGCGATTGATTTTTACTGTGAATATTCCATTTGGATTACTGGCTCTTTATTTAGTCTGGCGCTTTTTACCAGAGACAAGAGCAGAAGGAGGGCACCGCTTTGATTTACTGGGGTTTGTGTACGCGAGTGTATTTCTTGTTGCGACCTTGTTAGCCTTTACTAAGGGAGAGCAGGAGGGATGGGGTTCCTTTTATATCGTTTCCTTATTTTTGTCAGCATTAGTGAGTGGTGTTCTCTTTATTCAGAGAGAGCTATCGACATCGGAGCCTTTAGTGGATATCCGTTTGTTTGGTAATCGAGATTTTACATTAGGTGTTTTGGTTAACAGCTTGATCATGGCAGCCAATTTTAGTGTTATTTATCTCTTGCCTATTTATTCGGAAAACATGCTAGGAAAAACAGCAATGGAAACAGGCCTTCTCCTACTGCCTCAAGCGATTGCATCTGGTATTGTGACGCCGCTAAGTGGAATGCTGGCGCCTAAATGGGGAGTAAAGCCTTTTATAATTAGTGGCATTGCACTATGTATCCTATCTGGGATCGGCATCGCTCAGATCGATCTACATACGGATATGAGCTATATGACATGGTTACTGGTACTCAGGGGTGTAGGAATGGGTTTATGCTTAATGACCTCTATGCAGATTCCTCTGTTAGCTATTACGGATCAAAGCAGGATATCGGCAGGCTCTGTCATTACTAATGTTTCTCGACAAATGGCTATCTCAATTGGCATCGCTGGCTTAATTAGCTATTTTTATCAGCGCGGTGCTACATATACGGCTCATTTATCAGAAACGGTTACATATAAAAGCGTGTCAACCAGCGAGACACTACAGCAATTTATACAAATGTTTAGCCATAAAGGATTTTCGAGCATGGAGGCACAGAGTATGTCTTTGGGATTAATGGGGCAATTGGTTCAAAAATATGCTACTATTCAGGCTTTGCAGGATAGCTTGGCGATGGCAGTGCTCGCATTCGCGGTAGCTCTTGTATTGATTTTTTTGGTACGGGAAAAGAAAATGCCTTAG
- a CDS encoding HlyD family secretion protein — MKARSTKTRNFKIILTIILVVAISIIWYYSYKNYYYVTTEDAQVTGEIYKIAAKVPGKIEQFSLEEGTQVRMNQVVSRLEQVNANNISSLENMIVRSPIDGVIIQKLANQGEIVGAGNPLALVMNKATLYIQANIEETKAGYVKAGQPVEIRLDMFPGHVYQGKVEYVGEATQSTFSLLPRTNAGGSFTKVTQRIPVKISFVQQAFHFTPGSNATVTILVR; from the coding sequence ATGAAAGCAAGATCAACAAAGACGCGCAATTTTAAAATCATCCTTACTATTATTCTAGTGGTGGCCATCTCAATTATTTGGTACTACAGCTACAAAAATTACTATTACGTAACAACTGAAGATGCTCAGGTTACAGGGGAAATCTATAAAATAGCAGCTAAGGTACCAGGAAAGATAGAACAATTCAGTTTGGAAGAGGGTACGCAGGTTCGCATGAATCAGGTAGTTTCCAGGCTCGAACAAGTAAATGCCAATAATATTTCTTCTTTAGAAAACATGATTGTACGATCTCCAATCGATGGTGTCATTATTCAAAAGCTTGCTAATCAAGGGGAGATTGTAGGCGCTGGTAATCCGTTAGCCCTTGTAATGAACAAAGCCACCTTATATATTCAGGCCAATATAGAAGAAACCAAAGCAGGCTATGTTAAAGCTGGGCAGCCGGTGGAGATTCGCTTAGATATGTTTCCCGGTCATGTGTATCAAGGCAAGGTTGAATATGTCGGAGAGGCGACGCAGTCCACATTTTCTTTGCTTCCTCGAACGAATGCAGGGGGCAGTTTTACCAAGGTCACACAACGTATTCCGGTTAAAATCAGCTTTGTTCAACAAGCTTTTCATTTTACGCCTGGAAGTAATGCTACGGTCACGATTCTTGTGAGATAG
- a CDS encoding TetR/AcrR family transcriptional regulator, which translates to MTQQNHAVSTFQLLVATTEDLIRERGCRQTTLQEIMNRTKLSKGAIYHYVQSKDELFAYILQTKMEKVNEQFQHQVEIAKRGELHDPLKAIIDGFTELLQGEKEVSSQIFIYLLSQKENKGISTLLNRFHQFSVDMQMKWLQCGQEADAISPNIDPRKMAHFFMTNMYGSIIAKEMGVDLFLADDLYLIMNDLLQNK; encoded by the coding sequence ATGACACAACAGAATCACGCCGTGTCCACTTTTCAGCTACTAGTAGCAACTACGGAGGATCTCATTCGTGAACGGGGATGCCGGCAAACTACCCTACAAGAGATTATGAACAGAACCAAATTGTCAAAAGGAGCCATTTACCATTATGTGCAAAGTAAGGATGAGCTATTTGCTTATATTTTGCAAACGAAAATGGAAAAGGTAAACGAGCAGTTTCAGCACCAAGTGGAAATTGCCAAACGTGGAGAATTACATGATCCACTAAAAGCCATCATTGATGGTTTTACTGAGTTGCTACAGGGAGAAAAAGAAGTCTCCAGTCAAATTTTTATATATCTCCTTAGCCAAAAGGAAAATAAAGGTATTTCTACTTTATTGAACCGATTTCACCAATTTTCTGTTGATATGCAAATGAAGTGGCTTCAATGCGGACAGGAAGCGGATGCTATTTCCCCAAATATCGATCCACGGAAAATGGCTCATTTTTTTATGACAAATATGTATGGGAGCATAATTGCAAAAGAAATGGGTGTTGATCTATTTTTGGCTGATGATTTATACCTTATTATGAATGATTTATTGCAAAACAAATAA
- a CDS encoding DinB family protein, with the protein MNIHAVRTELIETVDGLSDTELNQRAMEGVWTIGQVLEHLYLTEKAVAYHVRKALHNEDVQIDPKPISFILDRNNKAQAPAPYEPTDEPKHLQDLLLKLESTRTSLLGACEDKESSQLAKKGFTHPAFGLLDINQWIEFVGLHEQRHLEQIKEIKDHLSV; encoded by the coding sequence ATGAATATACATGCAGTCAGGACAGAATTAATTGAGACGGTAGATGGTTTGTCAGATACAGAACTCAATCAAAGAGCAATGGAGGGTGTCTGGACGATAGGACAGGTACTGGAGCATTTGTATCTGACCGAAAAAGCGGTAGCTTACCATGTGAGGAAGGCGCTACATAATGAGGATGTACAAATAGATCCAAAGCCCATTTCCTTCATACTGGATCGTAACAACAAAGCGCAAGCTCCCGCTCCTTATGAACCAACAGATGAACCTAAACATCTACAGGACTTACTCCTGAAGTTGGAATCTACTCGTACCTCTTTGTTGGGCGCTTGCGAAGATAAAGAGAGTTCTCAGCTTGCCAAAAAAGGATTTACTCATCCAGCATTTGGGCTTCTAGACATAAATCAATGGATTGAATTTGTTGGACTTCATGAACAAAGACACCTAGAGCAAATTAAAGAAATCAAGGATCACTTATCGGTGTAG